Genomic segment of Salvia hispanica cultivar TCC Black 2014 chromosome 2, UniMelb_Shisp_WGS_1.0, whole genome shotgun sequence:
CCAGGTGCAACTACTTTCATAGGATCAATTGGAAAGGACAAATTTGGGgaggaaatgaagaaaaaagcaTTACAATCTGGTGTTAATGTTAGTCAAACTCTTATCATCCTTCCTATAACATCAAAATTgtgttattaatttatatggagtatatagttTTCCTCAACTTCCATTTGTTATCTCATTACAAATAAACCAGATTGGATTATTAGGTTTGCTACTATGAAGATGAATCTCCTACTGGTACTTGTGCTGTATGTGTGATGGGCCACGGACGGTTAGTCACCTAAACACCTTAATCTGTTTCAAATCGGACGtttattggtggacggagggagtagattgtttttgtgtttatttttttaattttattgcctTGGTATCACCTTCTCTATTGCATATACATCCTCTAACTAGACTAACCATATAGTGACAACAACAATAATGCAGGTCACTTGTTGCCAATTTGTCAGCTGCAAATTGCTATAAAATTGATCAGTTGAGGAAAGCTGAAAATTGGGCATTAGGTAATGATACATTTAAGGTAGTGCTTGCCTTGAGTCATATTAATCActatacttatttttattttggcagTGGAAAGGGGCAAATTCTACTATATTGCTGGATTTTTTCTTACTGTTTCACCAGAGTCTATAATGCTTGTTGCTGATCATGCAGCTTCCAGAAAAAAGGTACTCAATTTATTGTAtctttgataaaaaaaaaatggatgagACAACCTTTGTTCCAATATTTATTTGTCTCCATGTAGGTTTTCATGATGAACCTATCTGCTCCATTTATCTGTGAGTTCTTCAAGGATGTACAAGCGAAAGTATTCCCGTGAGGCTCGTTACTTGATTCTTTGCATTACCTAGATACAAGATTGGGAACTTATATAATTACAATAATGATTGATGTAGGTACATTGACTATCTTTTCGGAAACGAGACAGAAGCAAGAACTCTCTCGAAAGTTCACAGATGGGAGGTAACTGTTTCAGACTAACACGCgtttaattgttttactaTAGACTGACTCGTATATTTCTCGGGTAACAGACtgaaaatgttgaagaaataGCATTGAAAATTTGTGAGTGGCCTAAGGCATTTGGGACACGAAAAAGAATTACTGTTATTACGCAAGGTGCTGATCCGGTCGTCGTTGCAGATGATGGAAAGGTCAAGCTCTTCCCTGTGATTCGTGTGCCGAAAGAAAAACTCATTGACACCAATGGTGCAGGTGTGTCAATCAATCTATTTTACTTTTGATctatatttactactattattagcCAAATGAAGTGTAAATAGCATCTCAAGATCATTTTCATTAATGTTTCTATAAAGCATCTAATAACAACTCTTGAATTATTTgtacacaattttttttctcaggGGATGCTTTTGTTGGTGGATTTTTATCCCAACTGGTTCTAGGGAGACCAATAGAGGATTGTGTAAAAGCTGGTTGTTATGCTGCTAATGTCATTATTCAAAGATCTGGCTGCACTTACCCAGTGAAACCTGATTTCAAATAACAACcattttccatttcttggattaatttttatgtttaacaAACTGATTCAGCGTTCATGTTATAAAAGTTACTAGTATTTGTTGGTGTTTAGATAGTTGATTATATTTGTCTTGATTGGTGACAGGTCACCCTACAAATTTAGCTGAAGagattttgttaaaatttggGAGGTTTACACCTAGCTTAGAGTACTAGTGGCAATCCAATGGTAAGTAGGTAATTCAACTCTCttcatttttgggttttgagGTGACGAAGCTATCAGTTCATAGTTTAACCGATTACGaagcaatatatatatatatataaaagtttgtgttaaaatgacaacccctcttaaaatgacaccgtgataccgcttatacagcaatattataaaggctacacagcaatattacaaacactacacagcaatctatagattgctgtatagtgtgtcggatattgctggacaagaaatATTGCTTGGTTAAAGACCAACAAATTTAACCAGTAAATTGCTTACCGTcttttttcagaattttttttttgccacgtggcagcttattattcgtccacgtgtacaaatgattggctaggaatggtggtatggtgttattttaaggggtgatggcaccctaacatgcccctatatatatatatagagagagttGTAATCAATGTCGAAtccttcttaaagaccgaactagagaacaaatctgGGCCATAAGATCTAGTTTATTGATGAGATATGttgtgtaaaaaaaatttcgctcttcattacaagccaattttacttcattgtataggtttattacttcattctgtacgtaatacattgaaactacaacatgtttttacttgcttcaagtaggttttgaaataattcaacatatgcttTATTCGAATTCATTGACAtgagtttttactttattgacattaaaaatgcaatttattcaagtgattttattacttcattcagaaacgttattacttcattggatatggtttttacttcatttcagtAGAACTTCAAATGATACttcattcatataatttattatattattccatgtgtttattacaCCATATCAACGTAGTagcggtggtgatagatattgtagagagaaagaacggcacgcgacgccgaaactgcatttacgtactagaatgaagtaataatcctattagaatgaagtaaaaacctaccggaatgaagtaatatattctggaatgaagttaaatATTCGTAAcgtgttagtatgacttatttaccttcggatgaataaaaatagactggtgatgaaggagaaaataatttataaatttgtgaatctcatccataaaaaactagatctaaatgTCCTAATTTGGTATgattcggtggttcggtctttaagagtgggtttgtggataatgggattCTAATTAGGTTggtctctatatatatatatatatagagagagagagagagagtgctattaggttgagatttttgggcctaattgagaattgagatgcaatatcagccgctcatccagaatatttatgaaatgtcaacaacatgtagtttatgtcaataAGGGGGTATTATTGTCATTTCAGTTctaaatgtttaaattatattcaaaacCCCTCTAAAACTCTCGAACGTTTCTCTCCCAAACAATTCTGCAAATcttcaaaaatcaatcaaacatTGTTATTCATCTCCTAATCCTAGATCTACGAAGTCAATTTCCTACATcaataatttccaaaaatgaggATCGAAGAACTAAATGTAAGCGAATCGGATGGAGCTGAAGCGCCGATTGTTGCCGGAAAAAGGCATCCAAATCGGCGATCGTTGAAGCGACTTCTACAGGTTaagaaatttattcaaattttaagtatattgcttCGATTTTAGTGTGTTAAAACACATCtggatttgttttcttatgaattcgatttctgctgatttttttttgttgattagctATGGTAAAACCGGAAGAAATGGAATTGAATATTGTTGCTGgtaaaaaaggaagagaacAAGCATCTCCTTCCagttaaggatttgtttaaatttttaagattattaacattttatacaatagctattgacatagttATAACAATATACTTGTGTTTTCTATAAACAGCATATACTTGTCATTGACATGATATTGTATACTGTTGACATATGTAAGTAGCATCTTTCTGCCAACTGTTTGATGAAAGTTCTCAATGAAGTTGGCTACTGAAAGTTTGTCgaagtgtttttatttttttatttttatgattttgatatcaaataatttcGTCCCGCTGTAAAAACATGTTTCTCAGTATGAAATATCGGAATAATGTTTTTGATGCATGactaaatttaacaaatttactAAGTTCATTTGATATTCAACAGTAGTAAATGAATTATAGTTGAGGTCATGAACTGCTAGTAATCATGGAGAGCAAAAACTACCAATCAGACCACTATGCCACCTAGGGCGACGAGCAGACGTTGCTCCAGTGCCTGCATTAGGAGCTTTACAATCTCAAGTTTCTAATCATCGTGGATGATGTCTGGGACACTAATGCTTGGGATCGGATCGTGCACACCTTGCCGGATAAGGAGAACGGCAGCCGGATTCTTCTTTCCACTAGGCCTCGGGAGGTCGCtgataaaatttttgaaaaatctagTTTACTTCATGAGATGCAGCTGCTCGGGCTGGAGCACAATTGGCAGTTGCTCTGTTATCTTACCTTCGGTGATATgctgaaaaatgataatgatgATGTTACATTGCATTGCCCTCCTCATTTGAAGGAAATTGGAAGATCGATCGTCGAGAAATGGAAAGGTCTTCGTCTGTCACTGGTTGTGGTTGGTGGTCTTCTCATTAGGAGACAGAAAAGATTGATTTCTGGAAAAGGATTGAAGAAAATATTGCCGATGCTGCAATGGGGGAGGGTTCCTACATGGAGATCTTGGTTCTCAGCTACATTTACTTGCCCGCTAGACTTTAAGGTTGTTTCCTTTACCTGGGTGCATTCTCGGAAGATTGTGAGATATGTGCCTCTAAACTCATCAAATTTTGGGTTGCTGAAGGCTTCTTCCCAAAAACTGCACTTCCAACACAAACCATGGACTACTATTGTGGATTCTGAATTTTGAACTTAGTAGTAagtaatatatatcaaatgtcaatcagttcaacaacttgtattgaaatgtcaacaacgcAAATACaattcttataattaaaaaagaacaactattttctcttaatttttttatttgaaacaagTTCTGgtttcatgtcaacaacttttatatcaaatgtcaacaacttatataaaaatatcaacagcttgtatatcaaatgtcaacaacttgtataTAGTGTCAACAGCTCAAAAACAAttcttgtaattaaaaaataacaactattttatcttaatattttttatttgacacaAGTTCTGACATCATGATCATACAACACATGTCAATAGCTTgcatatcaaatgtcaacaacttatagcaaaatgtcaacagcttgtcAACAATTTGTATAAAGTGTTAAcaacttaaaaataattctagtaattaaaaaataacaactattttatcttaatttttttatttgacacaAGTTTTGGCATCGTGGTCATACAATACATGTCAATgcatatcaaatgtcaataacttatagcaaaatgtcaacagcttggCAACAACTTTTATAGTGTGAACAACTCAAAAAAcaaatcttataattaaaaatgaacaagtatttttttttttttttcctttttaccACAAGTTCTGGTAAGATGATCATACAATACACATCAAtagagagcaaaatcaaatatcaacaactaataagaaaatgtcaaaaactTATAGTAtatgtcaaaaataaaaaacaactctgattattaaaaaagaacaatTATGTCTTCTCTTTGCCACAACTTCTGGCATTATGATC
This window contains:
- the LOC125204220 gene encoding adenosine kinase 2-like isoform X2 → MEYHGILLGMGNPLLDISAVVDQAFLDKYGLKSNDAIMAEDKHLPMYDEMASNYKVDYIAGGATQNSIRVAQWMLQIPGATTFIGSIGKDKFGEEMKKKALQSGVNVCYYEDESPTGTCAVCVMGHGRSLVANLSAANCYKIDQLRKAENWALVERGKFYYIAGFFLTVSPESIMLVADHAASRKKVFMMNLSAPFICEFFKDVQAKVFPYIDYLFGNETEARTLSKVHRWETENVEEIALKIYDGKVKLFPVIRVPKEKLIDTNGAGDAFVGGFLSQLVLGRPIEDCVKAGCYAANVIIQRSGCTYPVKPDFK
- the LOC125204220 gene encoding adenosine kinase 2-like isoform X1 gives rise to the protein MEYHGILLGMGNPLLDISAVVDQAFLDKYGLKSNDAIMAEDKHLPMYDEMASNYKVDYIAGGATQNSIRVAQWMLQIPGATTFIGSIGKDKFGEEMKKKALQSGVNVCYYEDESPTGTCAVCVMGHGRSLVANLSAANCYKIDQLRKAENWALVERGKFYYIAGFFLTVSPESIMLVADHAASRKKVFMMNLSAPFICEFFKDVQAKVFPYIDYLFGNETEARTLSKVHRWETENVEEIALKICEWPKAFGTRKRITVITQGADPVVVADDGKVKLFPVIRVPKEKLIDTNGAGDAFVGGFLSQLVLGRPIEDCVKAGCYAANVIIQRSGCTYPVKPDFK